A window from Neodiprion fabricii isolate iyNeoFabr1 chromosome 2, iyNeoFabr1.1, whole genome shotgun sequence encodes these proteins:
- the LOC124176006 gene encoding G-protein coupled receptor Mth2-like has product MAPYRTNLIEVSNVLVFLTLLAVETSPVKVDESRPPRRCCDPGSLVTFDGESYACKTPPPDAPEFFEPLNFGQKNPGIPACENGANLTSIPLANANSTHLLSDFCIDVILNSEDGIETRPNDSPDLLYCTRNLNSDLTNGSLDEPRHLPTVSKIRRCCVRGEIFRIDRRACVPLEDSDRDISTGSLVRSIGFADFLYVKRGPPMCQHAIVDQEVNQTDVSIVNGRIQVTATNSNGVVDLLATDESACLESGSSPGLLVVRVCRGVEYCRGNTCLRKCCREDEALVETSCKKLPAELTTPKLHEEVRNLPNPAENSTEQVFNSTEYGLLVGKPCSYGMYAVLKDEKWHLVPEGKLHVPGYQTYGHHQHCMDMFYNSSLGPDGLYPFVCFEDPPLEENYSEERFHVNAVLQMIGCTFLLVTLLVYVCLPTLQNLHGKTLMCHVGSLFVAMACLAIVGVVIPNESQTQREDEVDLENVCTFLGYTMLFSFLSAFFWLNVMCFDIWWTFGSLRHSGRTNTKRQEDHKRFMFYCLYAWGFAVIFVIVAIAADYTEFLPAQLRPGMGVQRCWFSSGYSFHGEILFFTGPVSIQLIVNVVLFILTARRCSMVKADIQRRVKMNTSDSRSRRFHADKNKLILNVKLFVVMGISWILEVISYFLNHYLTNVSWKTEFFCVSDVFNCLQGLMIFVLFVLKKKVLHALRRKFAKGVESRQCSTAGVHDPYRVRKSPSTSTILSTFAVSSSP; this is encoded by the exons ATGGCGCCGTATCGGACGAACTTGATCGAGGTGTCGAACGTGTTGGTGTTCCTGACACTTTTAGCGGTGGAAACATCGCCGGTAAAAGTGGACGAGTCGAGGCCTCCGAGGAGATGCTGCGACCCCGGAAGCTTGGTGACCTTTGACGGAGAATCGTACGCGTGCAAAACGCCACCTCCCGATGCTCCAGAGTTCTTTGAACCACTCAactttgggcaaaaaaatccGGGCATTCCCGCCTGCGAGAATGGCGCCAATCTCACGAGCATTCCACTTGCGAATGCAAATTCAACCCATTTGCTGAGCGACTTTTGCATCGACGTTATTCTCAACTCGGAAGACGGCATCGAAACGCGACCGAACGATTCTCCGGATCTTTTGTACTGTACCCGGAACTTGAACTCGGATTTGACCAATGGATCTTTGGACGAACCTCGCCACCTTCCGACTGTCTCAAAAATCAGGAGATGCTGCGTCCGTGGCGAGATTTTTAGAATCGATCGGCGCGCCTGCGTGCCGCTGGAAGATTCGGATCGGGATATTTCTACGGGATCTTTGGTCCGCAGTATCGGGTTTGCCGATTTTCTCTATGTCAAAAGAGGCCCACCGATGTGCCAGCACGCTATTGTCGATCAAGAAGTCAATCAGACCGACGTTTCGATCGTGAATGGAAGGATCCAG GTGACGGCGACGAATTCCAACGGCGTTGTCGATCTGCTTGCAACCGATGAAAGCGCCTGTCTCGAATCGGGCAGTTCGCCCGGTCTTCTGGTAGTCAGAGTCTGTCGAGGCGTCGAATACTGTCGCGGTAATACCTGCTTGAGAaaatgttgccgggaagacgAGGCGCTGGTCGAAACctcttgtaaaaaattaccggCCGAATTGACGACGCCGAAGCTGCACGAGGAGGTCCGGAATTTGCCGAACCCGGCGGAGAACTCGACGGAACAGGTTTTTAACTCTACCG AGTACGGACTTCTCGTCGGTAAGCCGTGCTCGTACGGAATGTACGCGGTACTCAAAGACGAGAAATGGCATCTCGTACCGGAAGGAAAACTACACGTTCCCGGTTACCAAACTTACGGGCATCACCAACACTGCATGGACATGTTCTACAACAGCAGCCTCGGACCGGACGGCCTTTATCCATTTGTGTGCTTCGAGGATCCCCCCCTGGAAGAAAATTACTCCGAGGAGAG GTTTCACGTGAACGCAGTGCTGCAGATGATCGGCTGTACTTTTCTTCTGGTCACATTGCTGGTTTACGTATGTCTACCGACTCTGCAAAACCTCCATGGAAAAACCCTCATGTGTCACGTGGGGAGCCTCTTCGTGGCAATGGCTTGTCTCGCCATCGTTGGCGTCGTAATACCGAACGAGTCTCAAACGCAACGGGAGGATGAAGTCGACTTGGAAAACGTCTGCACATTTCTGG GGTACACAATGCTATTCTCATTCCTATCCGCCTTCTTCTGGCTGAACGTCATGTGCTTTGACATATGGTGGACTTTCGG ATCTCTGAGGCATTCGGGAAGGACGAACACCAAGAGGCAGGAGGACCATAAACGGTTCATGTTCTATTGCCTCTATGCGTGGGGCTTTGCGGTAATATTTGTCATCGTCGCTATCGCCGCTGATTACACAGAATTTTTACCTGCTCAACTGCGCCCCGGAATGGGGGTTCAGCGATGCTGGTTCTCAA GCGGCTACAGCTTCCATGGtgagatattatttttcaccggtCCGGTCTCGATCCAGCTTATCGTTAACGTCGTCCTGTTCATTCTTACGGCCAGGAGGTGTAGCATGGTCAAAGCCGACATCCAGCGACGAGTTAAAATGAACACGTCAGATTCCAGGAGCCGCAGGTTTCACGCTGACAAAAATAA ATTGATCCTGAATGTTAAGCTCTTCGTCGTAATGGGGATATCCTGGATTCTCGAGGTGATATCCTACTTCCTCAACCACTATCTGACGAACGTCAGTTGGAAAACGGAGTTCTTCTGTGTATCGGACGTCTTCAATTGCCTCCAGGGTCTTATGATATTCGTGCTCTTCGTACTGAAGAAGAAGGTCCTTCACGCGTTGCGACGGAAGTTCGCAAAGGGTGTCGAAAGCCGTCAATGCAGCACCGCCGGTGTTCACGATCCGTACAGAGTCAGGAAGAGCCCCAGCACCAGCACGATACTCTCCACGTTTGCTGTCAGCTCTTCGCCTTGA